The genomic stretch GGAACTCATGAAGAGATATATTGATGGGTGATTGAGAACCTGTGTTCCTGTACTATGGATCTATGCTCATAGATGCAAATCATATGTTGGCTGTAGGTCAATGTTTTCTAAAGTCTTAGAATGGACAAGTTTTGCTATTGCTGTTATAGGATCTGTGCTAGAAGCCTCTGCATTCTAATATGTTGGCAACTAACATCTGGGTTCATGTGTTGTTTTGGCATATCTTTCTTTCCATGTCTAAAGAATTTGATAAATTACTTATCAGAACAGGTGTCATTGTCTTGGTTGATCATATTGTGCTAGGTGTCTGTACTTCATTTTCCATGTTGTAAACTGTCTTAAATCTGAAAGCAGCCTTGGATTTTGGAGATTCATCTGTTATAGTGCTGGCATAGTGGTTTGATAGGACTTAATAGATGAAGTTAGGTGATgtttcacctttttattttcacCTCTATTTCGTCCTTATCCTATGCTATTTTTAGGAATTAGTGACTTAAGATTTCATTTCATGGCACATTAAGATGGTTCATCTAACAGTTGAGTTAAGATTGTTGTTTTTTCTTTAGGTTGACTGCCTTCAGGTGGATGGCGTTTTGCAGAACAGGAATCTTGTATACTCTGCATCTACAAGGTAATTTTGCAAATCAATTGTAGTTCATTTCTATATCTTCAGTGAAATTGGTCATTCTACTACCAACTATTTTCCAAATGTTGCTTTCTTTGAACATCCATCTAAGCTTTATCGTCTACTGATATTGTTAACTTCTGAAACTCCCGGAGAAGCATTAACTTTCAGAGAAAATGGAATACTTCTCACAAAATACAATGCTACAGTGATATTTTCAGCATGATGTTAACTGTTATATCTACGTAATCTCTACTTATACCATGATCTTTGTTACTGTAAAACTTAGTTGAAATTAATTCTTACCACATGCTATTCTGTTTTCCTCTTTTATGCTCTAATTTGTCCATAGTCTTTCCTTAACTGCTCTTTTCTAATTTGTACATTTGGATGCATTCATTATTGAGGTTTCCGGGGGTTTCTCTAATTGATTAAACAAGCAAAAAGCATTGCATATGTAAGATACTTCGATAAGTTTGTCCAGGTTATCCTTATTTTCCTCTTTGTTTCCTGTAGTGCTGGCAAAAGTTTTGTTGCTGAGATACTGATGCTACGACGAATCCTGTCAACCGGAAAAATGGCACTTCTTGTTCTGCCATATGTGTCTATATGTGCAGAAAAGGTGGTGTTTGGATTTTGTTCTACAAATAGCTTTCTCGaggacttgatatacttgtctTGTGTTTATTTAGTATCTAACTGATGCAGGCCGAACATCTTGAGGTGCTTTTGGAGCCACTTGGCAAGCAAGTACGTAGTTACTATGGTAATCAAGGTGGTGCAACTCTTCCTAAGGATACCTCTGTGGCAGTATGCACAATTGAGAAAGCAAACTCCTTAATTAACAGACTGTTAGAAGAGGGTCGTCTTTCAGAACTTGGTATCATTGTGATAGATGAACTACACATGGTATGTTTTCAATTTAGTTTTTTTGTAATGCTGCAACAAAGCTTATTCTGCTCTCTCATAGTTATGTGTTTCACAAATCAATTACATGTTTTGTGTTCATAGCATAACATCATGCATTTTTCTGGCAGGTTGGTGACCAGCATAGGGGTTATCTATTGGAACTTTTGCTTACCAAACTTCGCTATGCAGCAGGTGAAGGCAGTGCAGAATCATCTAGTGGGGAAAGTTCAGGTACAGGCAGCAGTAAAGCTGACCCTGTACGTGGTCTCCAAATTGTTGGGATGAGTGCAACTTTGCCGAATGTAGCTGCAGTAGCTGACTGGCTTCAAGTATGTGGTATCTCATTGCTGTGTGTGTTCTTTACATGCAGATCATCAGATGAATTTTGCAGTCTTTCTTGACGATTTACTCTGGCAGAAGCAGCTCCTCAAATGATAAtatgaaattgaaaaaaaaaaaaaatctgtcaTGCACTTAAGTAATTTGATTAGACAGATTATCTGCTTTTTGTGAAGATTGCTCTTAGGTCAGGATGCATCTTTTTATGAACTGGCTTTAGGATCTTGCCTAATATGCTTTATTCAAGACTATTTTACAATGAAATAATTAATGAATTAATGTGGAGACATATTGTGTTCAGTCATCAATTCTACTGGTTGAAACAATATTGAAAGTTTTATACTGATCTATATCTGTACAATTAAGAGTTTGGCCTCTTCACTGAACTTCTAATGTTGATAACATTTGCTTATGTTTGATTTTTATAAGAGTTGGGCATCTTCATTTGGCTTTAAACGGTGGCGagattttttccccttttcatTTTTGAGGTCAGATCTTCATATTAAAATTGAGGGATCAAATGGTAGGAaaatgctttctaaaatccagAAAATAAAAAACCATTTGACGTGACTTGGAACCTATTATTTTGTTATTGAGTCAACAAATGTTTCTTTCCTATTTTAACTTGTCTAACATTTTGTAACATCGATTGACCATTAAATTGGTACTCAAGTTCAAAATTTCGGAAACATTATCTCAGCAGACCCTAATATCTCTGCAGATTAAAATTAATGGCCGATTATTTTGTTTATCATCTCATAGAatactagaaaataataaatcaACTCTGTAACTCTTTGGCTATCAGATATACGGTAAGGGATCCAAAGGTTGATTTTTGAATGTCATGTTTGCTGTAGGCAGCATTCTCACAATTGTGCTTTTGTTATCGTGCTTTTCTTTGTGTTGCTGGTGTTGCAATGATAATACCTCACAAATGGGAGTAGACGATATGGAACTGGAACATGCTTTATAAGCTCCTCGATGACTAGGTGAATCAAGTGTCGTGTTTTATTAAACCTGCACTGACAAGGATACCTCACAAATGTTATTTGAAAAACATTTGACAGTATGTAATGCGCAAAGCCAATGCGTGAGTACTCGACAATTTTAAATATGAAATCATACACTGTACAACAATTTCCTTTTAACATGCATACACTGGTTTACTTGTTTATATGTATCTGTATGTAGGTGTTCTGTCTTTAGGTGTTCCAGAGTGCTACCTCGTTtggtgaaaaaaaataaaaggctGTGTGTTGTACTTTGTAACTGATCTTTTTATTGTCTTTTGAGCAGGCTGCTCTCTATGAGACTGATTTTCGGCCTGTTCCACTGGAAGAATACATTAAAGTGGGTTACACCATCTATAACAAAGAAATGAACATCGTTAGGACAATTCCTAAAATAGCTGATATTGGTGGTAAAGATCCAGATCATATCGTTGAATTATGCAATGAGATTGTtcaagaaggtcactcagtttTGATATTTTGCTCGAGTCGGAAAGGATGCGAGTCAACTGCTAGACATGTTGTAAAGTACCTTAAGAAGTTTTCTGTCAGCCCCCAGAATGGTCAGAATGAGTTAATGGATCTTGAATTTGCTATTGATGCCTTGCGTAGATCTCCGGCAGGTTTAGATCCTGTACTAGAAGAGACTCTTCCTGCTGGCGTAGCCTATCACCATGCTGGCCTTACGGTGTGTTTTCAATTTTagtcttttggaatgaattttatGCTAGCATTGGTTGCTGTTCTCTTGTTGAACTTATCTATAGTGGATTTTGTGGTCTTGCCTTTTGTGAGGAATTGTATTTCTTTTTGCCAATTCTCATATATTTCTAGTTATCTGCAATATCCATCCTATAGTTTCCTCCTGACATGCTGGATCTGTAATTGTGaaggttgaagaaagggaaactGTTGAAACATGTTACCGTAAAGGATTTGTGCGGGTCTTAACGGCAACATCTACATTGGCTGCTGGTGTGAACCTGCCTGCAAGGAGAGTCATTTTCCGGCAACCTCGTATTGGTCGTGATTTTATTGATGGGACAAGATACAGGCAGATGGCTGGCCGAGCTGGTCGGACTGGTATAGATACAAAGGGAGAGAGTGTAAGTTTAGTCCTTTAGTGCTAGCTTTTGATATCACCTATTTAACTGATAGCAATATTTGTGTGTTATCATGTCCAAaattggagagtgttttctgtTTAAGAGCTGGACTAAATGGTGTCCTTTTCCCCATCCATTGATTTGATctgaagaaaatgaaattgtTGGAGAGCATTTCCTGTTTCTGAACTGGACTTAGTGATGTTCTTTTCCCATCCACTGATTTGctttcaagaaaatgaaattacttgtagattctttcttttcttgtattccATGTTTGGTATGAAACCAACTTCAGTTCTCTTAAATACTTATTCTGTGGGGAGCAAATGAATAAATGAGAGAGAATGTGTACAAATTTTAAGGCATTCAACTTGGTGTGGAGGGATTATTGTCTATTTCCTTCTTGGTGTTtactttttcattttggagcttttttatttgtttggcTAATCTTTGGTTTCTATTGTAATATCACCTATATAATTAAAAAGTGTCATCTTGATTCTATATCTTTAACTTTCTGGATACAGGTTCTAATTTGCAAGCCAGAAGAGACCAAAAGAATTTTGGGGATCTTAAATGAGGGCTGTCCAGCACTGTATTCTTGCTTGTCAGAAGATAAAAATGGGATGACCCATGCAATATTGGAAGTTGTTGCTGGTGGGATTGTTCAAACTGCTAACGATATACATCGATATGTAAGGTGTACACTTCTCAACTCAACAAAACCATTTGGAGATGTTGTGAGATCAGCACAGGATTCTCTCCGCTGGCTATGCCATAAAAAGTTTCTTGAATGGAGTGAAGACACTAAGCTGTATACCACAACTCCTCTTGGCCGTGCATCTTTTGGCAGTTCTCTCAGCCCAGAAGAGTCAATGGTAAATTTCTGATTCTGCTGTATCTCTTCATTCTCTTTTCCGGTTTGCTTTCCTTTGATGTCTTAACATTGATTTGAGGCCACTTTTTGTAATTCTGCCCTACCAGAGAAGTGTATTATGTGAGTTTTTGTGACTTTGTTAACATTTCATTCTGTTCCACGTTCTTAATTTTTCCTAGATTGTGCTGGATGATTTGACGAGGGCAAGGGATGGATTTGTGCTAGCATCTGATTTACATTTGGTATACTTAGTAACACCGACAAATGTGGATGTTGAGCCAGACTGGGAGTTGTACTATGAAAGATTCATGGAGTTGTCTGCTCTAGATAAGGTAATTTTACTTCTTATTCTCCACTGGCCTTCCATGTTAATGTCATATTCTGCTCCATCTTTGGAGGAAAACATCTTCAGTTGCGTATGTGCTAGCAAGTTTTACACTGTTTGACCCATAGAAGTGTGCATCATCTCATATGACAAATTATGTTACAAAATTGGCTGTTTTTATTGCTGGAAGTATAGGCATGCATGTCCCAGAATGCTGGTTTTGAAGTAAAGCACAAAACACTTGAGGCAAAAAATGACACCCATAGATGCATGATAACTGTACAGTATctcttctttgtttttatttctatCTAGGCTATTGTATTGTTTATACTTAGCATCTTTGGTTCTTTTCTCAATGGGATTGTCTTGTCTTATGTGCTTTTGCTTGGCCTGTGAGGTCCTGTATGTTTACTTGGTCGAACTTATCCAGAATAAAACATGACATCATCTTGAAGCTGGTTTATACTGATAGCTGTATTTAGGACAATATGCAAACCATTTGCCAATGTTATTTATTTGCATACAACTTAAATTCTTTCCCCATATGAGATGCAGTCAGTTGGCAACCGAGTTGGAGTACAAGAACCATTTTTGATGCGTATGGCCCATGGAGCACCACTTCGCACCTCTAATAGATTGAAGAATACCAGCAAAGGCTTGCAGGCAAAACCAAATTGTATTGCAATGTGGAACTCTGCAATGCTTTCAGATGAACAAATGCTTCGAGTGTCCAGACGGTTTTATGTTGCTCTAATCTTGTTGACACTTGTGCAGGTGAAAGTTAATTCAATTATATGCATCTTCTTAAAAACAATAAGCCTATAATTGTTTTCATACCCTAACAAGATAATTTTATACTCATGTTCTAGGAAGTCCCTGTTGCTGAGGTGTGTGCGGCTTTTAAAGTGGCCAGAGGCATGGTTCAAGCTTTACAAGATAATGCAGGAAGGTTTGCATCCATGGTTTCTGTTTTCTGTGAAAGGCTTGGCTGGCATGATCTCGCAGATTTGGTTGCCAAGTTTCAGAATCGTGTTTCATTTGGAGTTAAGGCCGAGATAGTGGAGCTTACCACCATACCCTATGTTAAGGTTAGTTACATTGCCATATTGTCTTTTTTAAGGTTTTCAGGTGAATCTAAACAGAAACCTATACAACTTAGGGTTCGCGAGCTAGAGCACTTTATAAAGCTGGTCTGCGAACTCCTCAAACAATTGCTGAGGCATCAATTCCTGAGATTGCCAAAGCACTGTTTGAATCTTCATCATGGGCTGCACAAGGTACAATGTTGTAGTATCCCTTGAGATATTTGTTGGTTATGTGCTTCCTTCTGTTATTTCTAGCTTACATGCTTGTCATTTCGGGTAGATGAAGTTTAACTTTACTATATATTTAGTTAATAATTGCATGTAGCATATGCATGTTTGCACTTTGAATTCAAGTGTGTTGACAGGCTATTCGCTTCCCCCACTCTTATACATTCGAGTTTAGTTCGACTTCTGCTTATGTCATctgacttttcttttgtttgacaATTTATCATACCCATAGTGACTGGAAATGTTAGAATTGTGCATTGCATCAATGGAGATGACTATGAATTTATCTTCCCCTTTTATTCTTTTGCCACATGAACTCAGTATGTGGTAGTTGTGTGTCCCGCTTAAATTTCAAAGGATACAGTGGAGTTAGGTATTCATACACATGTTATATCACAAGGCTTTGACTTCCAGTCTAATGATTCCAATCATATTGCAGCTGCGAAATTTGTAATAAGAAAAGCATATTGTGCTTATTTGGCTTTGCCATGTTTGTTGCATTATTTGTGTCTCCTAACTTTTCTCTGACCTGGTTCTACTCCATGGATAACTGGATATTAAAGGCACAGCACAGTGGAGAATACAATTGGGAGTTGCCAAGAAGATTAAAAATGGTGCACGAAGGATTGTTCTTGAGAAAGCAGAAGAGGCTAGGATTGCTGCTTTCTCAGCTTTCAAATCACTTGGACTTGAAGTTCCACCTCTTTCTAGACCCTTATTATCCATTGCTGCTGGAAATGCACCACAGAAAGAAGCATCCAGCTCTTCCGGAGAGGAGTCAACTAGTAGCTTTGGTGGTTTGAAACACAATGAGCAAACTGACAATATAACTGGGTTTGTATCAAAAGCTCATGAACAGAAGTTAGCGAGGACATCATTTACTGGGGTAAATTCAGCTGGTGCCAAGCAAGGTGAGGTTGTTGCCGACAAGACTGCATCAGTGATGGAAGGTCCTAATGCTCCTTACATGCATAATTCTACTTCTGATTATGTAGACAATGCAAACACTTCCCTATCTTGTCAATTATCTAGTATTAACCATGGAAGAAGTGGTTATGTTGACAAGATCGATAATTTTGGGGAGCAGCAGCAAAACAGAGGCATTCCACATACTGCAAGTAAAGAAAGGTTACTGGACAAAGGTCCCATAAACGCATCCAACATTCCTGGTGGATTTGACACTTTTTTAAACTGGTGGGATAATAGTCAAGAGTTTTACTTGGATGTCCACTTTAACAGAAGATCTGAAGTTAATTCAACTGTTCTTTTTGAAATACATGGTATGGCAATTTGTTGGGAGAATTCACCTGTGTATTATGTGAGTATTCCCAAGGATCTATTGTTGTCTAACAGCAGAAAGACGGATAAAATGTTGTCAAATATTTCTGGTGATAACGGGAATGTAATACCTCCAATGGATCAGTTTGATTTGGGCAAATCTCGCTGGCAAAGAATTGGAAAAATAATAGGGAAGAAAGATGTCAGAAAATTCACATGGAATTCAAAAGTTCAGATACAGGTGCTTAGGTATCCTGCTGTTTCCATTCATAGGTTGGGTAACCTGAATTCTGCTGTCAAATCTGTGGGTCTGGAACTTATTGATGACTCATATTTTGTTCTGTCCCCCCTTCATGTGCAAAATTTTATAGACCTGTCCATTGCTGCGTGGATCCTCTGGCCTGATGAGGAGAAAAGTTCCAATCCTAATCTGGAAAAGGTAATCATCAGCGTCATGTCAACAATCTCACTATGACTTTCAGTAAAAagtattttttattataaagaaCTCGTTCGTTTTTCCACAGTCAACTTTAAGAAAGAACATTATTATGTTTGGTATAGCCGTGAGTCAAGGATTCAAAAGTATATAGTACTTTTTTTTGATTTGGCATCAGCAGTAAGTGATGGTACCGTAATTCGTCATGGAAGAGGAGTACTAAAttacatctaaaaactatatgtGATTTGATCATTCCTGTGCACTGCTTTCCGGATTTAGTGCAGCATGGGATAGAAACAATGAATTAAGTTGTGTTTGCCACTGTACAAGTTCTATGAGTAGAAAACTAAGATCTTTGCCTAATTTGTTTGCTTAAATTATGGCTAGAAGTATGAGTGCTTGTAGTTATGCAAAGTTTATATCTGCATGTGTAAATGGTGGATTTATGAAACCAAAATCAGGAGACGTGTTATAACCTGTATCTTTgaaattttatcatttcttaATGTTACCTTTTGTTAATATCCTACTATTAATAAAGCGGGAGCAGCCAGTTTGGTGTTAAAAGAAATGTCACTTTTTGTATCTCCAAAAAACGTCCTTCTTCAAGATGTGCAGGTTTTGTATTTTACTGGTCAAATAAGTACTGCTTAGTTTGTTATGATCAGTTATAAATACTATTAATTAGCCCTAacattttgtttctttctacAATCCATATTTGTTTACACAAAATTGtaactttttgacttttttttttttaaaatttgcacACCTGTGCATCAATGACAGGTAATCATGAATTCTCCAATTTTAGGTGTTGAAGTTACTTATTTTATCAAAGGAAAGAGTTCTAGTTTTGGCAATTTAACTGACAGTTGAGTGTCATACTTTTGGATTCAGCTGAAGATTGTAAAACTCAATAAAAGATTTATATCTATATTCTGATTGCAAATTATATTGGGCCCACCAAGAACTCATAATGTGGagattgttttggaagaaagtgcATAATGCTAGGACTTATGAGGATCTTTCTCCTTGGACAGCTCATAATTCTATGTGTGtgaataatttcttttttctcctgaTAACAGTAATTGTTTTTGTTTATCGATTCTCAACTGTATTAGGACGAAAAATAGGTTGTAGATAGAATGTTATAAGCATCTTGGGGCGAAGGCTTTTTCATGTGTTTTATGATGTGTGATATAAATCTAAACACTTCTTTGGAAGTTATTAACTTGTCTACATCTCACGAGTAATTTCTGATCATATGTTtgtttgtgtttacttgtatTTTCTGAATTCTATATGTATTATATAGGAAATTAAGAAAAGGTTATCCTGCGAAGCGGCAGCAGCTGCTAGCCGGAATGGTAGATGGAAGAATCAAATGCGAAGAGTTGCTCATAATGGTTGCTGCAGACGGGTTGCACAAATACGAGCATTATCTTCTGTCCTTTGGAAATTACTAATATCTGAAGAACTTGTTGAAGCCTTTTTGAGCATTGAAATCCCACTGGTGAGAATTTTTCTTTATGAGAGAAGGATAAAGTTAGTTTAATTTAAATACATTTTGCATGGAGGATGATAGATGTGTTTTATAGATTTTCCACAACTTTGAATGTGCATCCAACAATGAAAATTGGATGGAAAGTAAATTGAATTTGTGGTGGCTTTGGAAATGTTAATTTGGGAAACAGATAAATCTTCTGTTCAAGCAACCGGTGATGATAGAAATGTTTCTATAAAGAGACTTCTATTCACACAATGGCTAGGGCCCTGGATTCTCTCCACTGAGATCAGCTGatgattttattttgattaGTGGGAACCACCATCGTCTAATTCTGGAAGAGAatattcatttttcaaaaaagaaacATTCACTGGATTAGGCAGTGGATTTTCTGAACTGACGTCTGTTGATTATTTGATATGTACGATTGCAAATTCTTGAAATTACATACTAGAAGAAATATTTTTCATTGCATAGTAGAATTGGCTTTCGCTGCTTTTCCTTTTCTGGCTTGTATATCTTTTATGTCTGTGCTTTTCAGAAGGACATGCTCTCTTGCTTGCTTCTATGTACGTTCCTCAATATAAATTTTTGTTATCTTGTTTTGCAGGTCAATGTTCTTGCAGATATGGAGCTTTGGGGCATTGGCGTTGACATGGAAGGATGCCTTCTTGCACGGAATATcttgggaaaaaaattaaaatatctTGAGAAAGAAGCTCACCAGTTGGCTGGGATGTCATTTTCATTATACATGGCAGCAGATATTGCAAATGTACTGTATGAACACTTGAAGATTCCTATACCAGAAGGGCACAACAAAGGCAAATATCACCCTAGTACTGACAAGCGTTGTCTTGATTTGCTGAGGTATTGAAGGAGTTTTAGTGCTAATTGCTTTTTATTATGGGACAACCTTTTTATATGCCAATAAGCCTACTAATTATGAAAATTCTATGAACTTTATGTTAAGCAACATCTACATAACTTGCTGGTCCAGCTGGCTGAACTGGAAAACTGGTGCAGCAAGCGTTGGCAATCTTGTCTATTGAAATATTTTagctttctttttgcttcaaTATGATTGTCTTAATTGTGAAGTAGACCACAAATAACGTAAGCCATTCAGTCCTTAATGAATCTTTACTATCTGATCGGAATTAATGATTTCATCAGGAAAAAAATCAACCATAAATATGATCCTATCATTTGCATATCCACATTTTCTGGATGGCATTTAGTTCTTATATTTTGACAAGTTTATGATATTTACATGAATGTTTTTGTAAAATAGCTAACCTGATGGTTGGGCTGGTTATTCAGCCAGATCCAATGACTGCATTATGGAGTTTGATATAAGCTATTCTGCACACgtgtcctcattttgttggaAAACAGTTTAATATATATGAAGATATGTTTCTTCAGCAATTTTTTACTAGTTATGTTTTCTACTTTGTTTTTGCACCAGGATGTACACATTTAGGCCTTCAGGCAACACCTTGTGATTTCATGGTGAATAGCCTGCTTTTGATTCTTCTTTCTTCatgatgtttttctttttcagtttgCTCATTCAGTTTACTCATTAAGACATCGTCCGCCTTCTTGTTTTGCTTTCTTGTTGCAAAGaacaaatgaatttttgacctTACTGGTTCttcattttttattctttctaTTATCTTAGTCATGAAAAAAATTTCCAACTTAGTCAATTTTGATACTTGAAGTTAAGAATCTCATATGCTTGATGTGCTTGCTTGTCAGGAATGAGCATCCTATCATTCCTGTTATTAAAGAACACCGGACATTTGCAAAGCTCTTGAATTGTACATTGGGATCCATTTGTTCCCTTTCTAAACTGTCTGCAAGGACACAAAGATATACACTCCACGGACATTGGCTCCAAACTTCTACAGCAACTGGGAGGCTTTCAATGGAGGAACCTAATCTCCAGGTTTTATCATTTTTGCCATACTTTCAATTACTTTTCTTCTGTATTGTTCTTCACTAACATTTTATGATTGATTTCTTTCTGGCTTTTGATTTTATAGTGTGTTGAACATGTGGTTGACTTCAAGATGAATAGAATTGATCTAGATGGCAAAGAGCTTGTTGACGAATACCACAAAGTCAATGCTCGTGAGTTCTTTGTAGCTACTCAGGTATTGAAGATTAAGATTTTGGTATTAAAAATGTAATTATTGGGATATTATCAATAGATTTTCATATTGGTTTTCTTTTAACTGTTTCATATAATGATTTCGCAGGATAACTGGTATCTTTTAACGGCAGATTATTCTCAGATTGAATTGCGATTGATGGCTCATTTCTCTAAAGACCCTTCGCTGGTTGAGCTACTTAATATGCGTGACAGTGATGTTTTTAGTATGATCGCTGCAAAATGGACCGGAAAAGTGGAGTCTAGTGTCAGCTCACAAGAGAGAGATCAAACGAAGAGGCTTGT from Coffea eugenioides isolate CCC68of chromosome 8, Ceug_1.0, whole genome shotgun sequence encodes the following:
- the LOC113780718 gene encoding helicase and polymerase-containing protein TEBICHI produces the protein MASGDSPRARIDQFFASKKKRKAISPSVKSKKVGKDAKIAVEGSPGTKGSLDNFLVGSEENKNSPNRAASESPVKRVPIKRNLTLEISLSSEDEKKDALLPMEVRSQGLDLFGDAQRVNSETSNDFGGSVAGASKEVPENAPAGEAENPELKRFATNFLSLYCSASVPSEKNVHAIKRHGSPSALDSEDRSYKRRHCNINMSQLHVEGEGTCSGDVHSKPLQSAIIDESGNVVSKCSTEIELGDNETVPGTSLKRCVNASLTIDAAGCITPGSLNGKLGRPETPKSGRGSSIFSPGETFWKEAIQVADGLLIPKDNLHSQFALESQHLKPDKETSMANNLPGGGCGNKLNNLLDAGVARDSNGGINSVVGPLLKHSKDLVKEVSPLPVKHFDFSKIEDNNMDEETPSYVNLSSQHIIKGKTPGCASQNQENKQICHNLSPQHNAAHTECDLLGVQDMISKYDATENKLNIWAQDHSDMFTTKDRRLNDLTPKGGFNQDDSPSSFLPLEDRLDLNNWLPSELCSIYKKRGMSKLYPWQVDCLQVDGVLQNRNLVYSASTSAGKSFVAEILMLRRILSTGKMALLVLPYVSICAEKAEHLEVLLEPLGKQVRSYYGNQGGATLPKDTSVAVCTIEKANSLINRLLEEGRLSELGIIVIDELHMVGDQHRGYLLELLLTKLRYAAGEGSAESSSGESSGTGSSKADPVRGLQIVGMSATLPNVAAVADWLQAALYETDFRPVPLEEYIKVGYTIYNKEMNIVRTIPKIADIGGKDPDHIVELCNEIVQEGHSVLIFCSSRKGCESTARHVVKYLKKFSVSPQNGQNELMDLEFAIDALRRSPAGLDPVLEETLPAGVAYHHAGLTVEERETVETCYRKGFVRVLTATSTLAAGVNLPARRVIFRQPRIGRDFIDGTRYRQMAGRAGRTGIDTKGESVLICKPEETKRILGILNEGCPALYSCLSEDKNGMTHAILEVVAGGIVQTANDIHRYVRCTLLNSTKPFGDVVRSAQDSLRWLCHKKFLEWSEDTKLYTTTPLGRASFGSSLSPEESMIVLDDLTRARDGFVLASDLHLVYLVTPTNVDVEPDWELYYERFMELSALDKSVGNRVGVQEPFLMRMAHGAPLRTSNRLKNTSKGLQAKPNCIAMWNSAMLSDEQMLRVSRRFYVALILLTLVQEVPVAEVCAAFKVARGMVQALQDNAGRFASMVSVFCERLGWHDLADLVAKFQNRVSFGVKAEIVELTTIPYVKGSRARALYKAGLRTPQTIAEASIPEIAKALFESSSWAAQGTAQWRIQLGVAKKIKNGARRIVLEKAEEARIAAFSAFKSLGLEVPPLSRPLLSIAAGNAPQKEASSSSGEESTSSFGGLKHNEQTDNITGFVSKAHEQKLARTSFTGVNSAGAKQGEVVADKTASVMEGPNAPYMHNSTSDYVDNANTSLSCQLSSINHGRSGYVDKIDNFGEQQQNRGIPHTASKERLLDKGPINASNIPGGFDTFLNWWDNSQEFYLDVHFNRRSEVNSTVLFEIHGMAICWENSPVYYVSIPKDLLLSNSRKTDKMLSNISGDNGNVIPPMDQFDLGKSRWQRIGKIIGKKDVRKFTWNSKVQIQVLRYPAVSIHRLGNLNSAVKSVGLELIDDSYFVLSPLHVQNFIDLSIAAWILWPDEEKSSNPNLEKEIKKRLSCEAAAAASRNGRWKNQMRRVAHNGCCRRVAQIRALSSVLWKLLISEELVEAFLSIEIPLVNVLADMELWGIGVDMEGCLLARNILGKKLKYLEKEAHQLAGMSFSLYMAADIANVLYEHLKIPIPEGHNKGKYHPSTDKRCLDLLRNEHPIIPVIKEHRTFAKLLNCTLGSICSLSKLSARTQRYTLHGHWLQTSTATGRLSMEEPNLQCVEHVVDFKMNRIDLDGKELVDEYHKVNAREFFVATQDNWYLLTADYSQIELRLMAHFSKDPSLVELLNMRDSDVFSMIAAKWTGKVESSVSSQERDQTKRLVYGMLYGMGANSLAEQLNCTSDEAAERIRCFKTSFPGVATWLQEVVTSCRQKGYVKTLKGRKRFLAKIKFGNSKEKSKAHRQAVNSICQGSAADIIKIAMINLHSVVAEDADTSCSSCVLAEKFHMLKGRCRILLQVHDELVMEADPLVVKEAGLLLQLSMESAASLLVPLLVKVKVGKTWGSMEPFHPE